CGACATCCAGATCCAGCGGCTCTCGGCGATGTTCCACGCCGCCGGGTGGCAGGTCGTGACACTCAAGTGGGGCCGGCTGATCTCGGCGTTGTTCAATCGCCCCGGCGGCGACCACCTGCGGCGCCGGCTCGAGGCGATGCCCAACGAGGAGTACCAGCGCATGCTGCGCGTGGACTCCGCCGAGATCGCCGAGCGCATCATGGGCCCGGACGGATCCGACGGGTCCCCGGAGCTCCAGGAGCTGCTGCAGTCGACCCCGACCGCGCACCTGGCGGCCGCGGTCCGCGACCTGGGCGGGCACGACCTCGGGCTGCTGGTCGACACCTTCGGCAGTGTCGACGACCACCGCCCGACCGTGGTGTTCGCCTACACCGTCAAGGGCCGCGGCCTGCCGACCGAGGGCCACCCCAACAACCACTCCGTGCTGCTGACCGAGCCGCAGATGCAGTCGCTGGCCGACGCCACGGGCGCCGACCTGGCCGACCCCTGGCGCCGCTTCGACGACGGCTCCGCGGCCGCCGCGCTGTGCCGGCAGCGGCGTACGGCGCTCACGCGACGCGGTGTCACCCCCACCGGTGACGTCGAGGTGCCCACCGAGCTGGGCCACCCCCACCGCAAGGCCGTCTCGACCCAGGCCACCCTGGGACGGCTGCTCGCCGACCTGGTCCGCGACGCCCCCGGCGCGGCGTCGCGCGTGGTGACCTGCAGCCCCGACGTCGCCTCCTCGACCAACCTCGGCGGCTGGATCAACAAGACCGGCGTCTGGTCGGTCACCGAGAGGCACGACTGGTTCGCCGACGACGAGCAGCGGGTGCTGCGCTGGGCCGAGTCCCAGAGCGGGCAGCACATCGAGCTCGGGATCGCCGAGGTCAACCTCGTCGGCCTGCTCGGCGAGCTCGGGGCGACCTGGTCGCGCTGGGGCGAGCGGCTCATCCCGATCGCCACGCTCTACGACCCCTTCCTCGCCCGCGCGCTCGAGCCCTGGTCCTTCGGGCTGTACGCCGGGGGCCAGTCGATCCTCGTCGGCACCCCGTCCGGCGTCACGCTCGCCCCCGAGGGCGGCGCCCACCAGTCGGTCTCGACGCCCTCGATCGGTCTGGAGCAGCCCGGATGCGTCGCGTGGGAGCCGGCCTTCGCGCAGGACCTCGAGTGGTGCTTCCTGCACGCGATGCGGTCCGTGGGAGTGCCCGGCGGGACGTCGGCGTACTTCAGGCTGACGACGCGTCCGGTGGACCCGGCGCTCGCCGCGGTGCCGGAGGACGAGGTGCTGCGCGAGCGGCGCCGCCGTCAGGCGGTGAGCGGCGGCTACCGTGTCACGAGCCACGACCCGGCCACCGAGGACGTCACGCTGGTCGGGGTCGGCGCCGTCATGCCGGAGGTGCTCGACGCCGCTCGACGGCTCGGGGAGGCGGGCGTCGTCGCCGGGGTGGTGTGCCTGACCAGCCCCGACCTGGTGTTCCGGTCCTTCCAGCAGCGGGGGAGCCGGGCCATGGGCGGCGGGTCGGGCGTGCTCGACCTGCTGCTGCCCGCCGCGCACCCCGCTCCGCTGGTGACCGTGCTCGACGGGCACCCGCACACGCTGGCGTTCCTGGCCGGGGCCCGCGGCGACGCGATCCGCTGCCTCGGGGTGACCGAGTTCGGTCAGTCCTCCGACCTGGCCGACGCCTACGCCCTTCACGGGCTCGACGCCCTGTCGGTGGTCGAGGCCGCGCTGGACCTGTTGGGACGCTGAGGCCCTGGCTAGGCTGACGCCGTACGTGACGCTCGTCACGGCGTCGCGGGCGGCGGCGCGCGCGGACCGGGACCAGGAGACCTGACGATGCCGACCCAGGAGTACCTCACCGACGACGTCGTGATGTCCACGCGCAGCCTGGAGGAGGCGCGGGACGCGGTGACGCGGGTCTACCTCCCGCACGAGCTGGTCGGCGAGCACGACGCCATCGACATGCGGCTCAACGCCGTCAGCGATCGCTTCCTGACCCTCGGCTACCTGACCTACCAGGCCGACACCGAGCTGCGGATGCCGGCGGCCGAGCAGTGGTACCACGTCAACCTGCAGCTCACCGGAGCCACCTGGGCGCACCGCTCCGACGGCACGCGCGAGCACACGCCCGCCCGCACGCGGGGGCTGGTCCTCAACCCGAGCCAGCGCAACACGGTGCGGTGGTCGCCGGACGCCGAGCAGCTGATCCTCAAGGTCCCGCGCAGCGGGCTGGAGTCGCACCTCGCCGACCTCATCGGGCGCCCGGTCACCGAGGCCGTCGACTTCGACTTCGGGCTCGACCTCTCGACCGCCCCGGGCATGACGCTGCTGCGCTCGGTCGAGCTGCTGGCGACCGAGCTCGAGCGTCCCGGGGGCCTGCGCGACATGCCCCTGGCCCGGGCCCAGCTCGAGTCCTACGTGCTGACCGCGCTGCTGCACGCTGGGCGCCACCAGTACACCGACGCGCTGGCCGGCCGCGAGGACGGCGCACGCCTGGGACGTCTCGCCCCCGTGGTGCGCTACATCGAGGAGCACGCCGACGCCGAGCTCACGCCCGAGCTGCTGGCGCGCGTCGCCTGCGTCAGCGTCCGCACCCTGCACGCCGCCTTCTCCGAGCAGCTGGGGGAGTCGCCGATGGCCTACGTGCGCCGCATCCGGCTCGGCAAGGTGCGCGCCGACCTGTTGCGCGCCGACCCGCAGCGGGAGCGAGTCACCGACATCGCGCTGCGGTGGGGGTTCTTCCACCAGTCCCGGTTCGCCCAGCAGTACCGCGAGCAGTTCCACGAGCTGCCCAGCGCGACGCTGCAGCGCTGAGCGGACCCTGCGCTGCAGCGCTGAGCGGACCCTGCCCGGCAGACAACGGATAGTCCGGCGCACCGACGCCTCCTAGCGTCGGAGGCACCGACAGCCACGACCGGTCCGCCCGGCCGACCCGAGGAGCGCCCGTGACCGCACCGTCCACCGAGTCCACTGCCACCTCCGCCCCCGGGGAGCTGGAGCGCTTCGGGCTCTTCATCGGCGGCCAGGTCGTCGAGGCGGCGTCCGGGAGGACCTTCGAGTCCACCAACCCCTACACGGGACGGTCCTGGGCGGTCCTCGCCGACGGTGCGCCGGAGGACGTCGACCGGGCGGTGGCCTCGGCCCGCGCGGCCTTCGAGGGGGAGTGGGGCCAGATGAGCGGCTTCGCCCGCGCCGACGTGCTGCGGCGGGTGGCCACGGCCATCACCGAGAACGCCGAGCGGCTCGCCCTGCTCGAGGTCCGCGACTCCGGCAAGCTGATGCGCGAGATGCGTGGTCAGCTCCAGGCACTGGGCACGTGGTACTCCTACTTCTCCGGTCTCGCCGACAAGATCGAGGGCAAGACGGTCCCGGCGGTCAACCCGGCGGCGTACTTCGGCTACACCCTGCGCCAGCCCGTCGGCGTGGTGGGAGCCATCACGCCGTGGAACAGCCCGCTGCTGCTGCTGACCTTCAAGCTGGCGCCGCTGCTGGCCGCCGGGTGCACCTGCGTGGTCAAGCCGTCGGAGCACGCGCCGGCCTCCACGGTCGCCTTCGCCCAGGTGCTGCACGAGGCCGGCCTGCCGGCCGGGGTGCTCAACGTCGTGACCGGCTGGGACCGCTCGACGGGTGAGTCCCTGGCCTCGCACCAGGGGGTGGACAAGGTCGCCTTCACGGGCTCGACGGCCACCGGCGCCAAGGTGGCCCAGGCCGCGGTGGCCAACATCAACAAGGTCACCCTGGAGCTCGGCGGCAAGTCCCCGCAGGTCGTGTTCGCCGACGCGGACCTCGACGCCGCCGCCAACGGCCTGGTCGCCGGCGTCTTCGCCGCCACCGGGCAGACGTGCATGGCCGGCTCGCGGCTCATCGTGCACGAGTCGGTGAAGGACGAGCTGGTGGCCAAGGTCGTCGAGCGCGCCAACGCCATCAAGCAGGGCGACCCCACGGCCGACGACACCGAGATGGGCCCGGTGGCCAACCGGCCGCAGTACGAGAAGGTGCTCGGCTACCTCGACGGCGCCCGGGACGAGGGCTGGACGATCGCCTGCGGGGGCGAGCCCAACGCCGACCTCGGCGGGCTGTTCGTCCGGCCCACGGTGGTGCTGGCCGACCCCACGGCCACGATCGTCAAGGAGGAGGTCTTCGGTCCGGTGCTGTCGGCGTACACCTTCACCGACGAGGAGGAGGCCGTCCGGCTGGCCAACGACACGCCGTACGGCCTGGCCGGGGCGGTGTGGACGAAGGACGTCCACCGCGCCCACCGGGTCGCGGCGCGCCTGCAGGCCGGCACGGTCTGGATCAACGCCTACCGGGTCGTGGCGCCCAACATGCCGTTCGGCGGGTTTGGCCTGTCGGGGATCGGCCGGGAGAACGGCTCCGACGCCGTCGACGAGTACCTCGAGAACAAGTCGGTCTTCGTCGAGCTGACCGGGGGCACGCGCGACCCGTTCAAGCTCGGCTGAGCGTCCTGTGCCTCAGGACCGGCCGCTCGCCAGCAGGACGACGGTGATGACGACGACCCCGAAGGCGCCGACCCCCACCAGGTAGGTCCGGACCCGCCAGGCGCGCGGGCTCGACCACGCGACGAGCGCGATGAACACCGCCGCCAGCAGGAACGGCAGCACGGTGAACTCCACCGCCACCCGCACCGCCCGGTCCACCTCGGGCAGCAGAGCGAGGGCGAGGGCGACCAGCGTGGTCAGCATCAACGCGCACGCGGCGCGCAGGCTCTGCCCGAGCGCGTCCCGGTTGGGGCGGGGGACCGGCGGCTCGGTGACGAACCTCTGGGGGTCCCAGGCGTCCGGGTCGGGTCGACTCACCGGGTCAGTGTGGCACCCGGCCCACGTCAGTCGTCCTTGGCGTCCGCGTCGTCCTCGTCCGCGTCGTCACTGCTGTCGTCATCGTCGTCGGAGCCCTCGGTGATCGACTCCTCCTCGAAGGTGGGGTCACCCTCGGGGCGGGCCTCGTCCGGGCTGTCCTCGAAGACGCCCTTCTCGGGGAGGAAGGTGCGCTGGGTGTTGTCCACCTCGGCGTTCTCGGGGCGGTTCTCGGGCTTGAGCCGCTCCTCGCGCTCCTTCTCGATCTCGTCCTCGTCGTCCTCGGTGTGGTCGCGGTCGTCGATGTCGACCTCGTCGACGTCGAAGCCCTCCGACTCGACCTTCTCGACCTTGTCGTCCTCGGAGGCGCCCTGGCCCTCGTCCGAGCCGGGCTCCTTCTCGGCCGGGTCGTAGCCGTTGTCCTGCTCGCCGTCGGAGCCGCTGTCGTCGCTCGACCCGGAAGCCTGCTGGCTCTCGGTCTCGGTCGAGCCGTCGGCCTGCTCCTCGGTCTGGGTGTCGGTGCTGCTGTCGTCGTGCGCGGACTCGCTCATGGACCTGTCCTCCCGGGATGTGGATCGCCTCGTCAGGGACCATGCCACGGATCCGGCTTCGGAAACCCGGGAACGACACACGCCGTCCTCAGTTCGCCCGGGCCGGACGCGACGACGGCCGCGCACCCCCGCAGGTAGGGGCGCGCGGCCGTCACGTGGTGCCGCAGCAGGCGGGGTTCGTCTCCCGCCTGCGGGTGCGTCAGGACGCCGAGGCGGTCGTGTAGAGCGTCTGGATGACCGAGCCGAAGTACGGCCCGTACATCGCGTTCTTCTCGCCGCGGTAGCCGAACGAGTTCACCGAGACCTGGACCCCGTTGCCGCCGGAGAACTGCTGGAACCACGGACCGCCGGAGGAGCCGCCGGTCATGTTGCAGGCCAGGCGCATGTCCTGGGTGCCGCGGGTGTCGTTGGTGGTGGTGCCGGAGCAGTAGTCCAGCTCCTGGCCGTCGTACGGCGACGCGGCCGGGTAGCCGAAGGCGTGCACGAACTGGCCGCGAGCCTGGTTGAAGCCGATGCCCTGGCTGCCGACCGTTTCGGTCAGCGTGGCGCCGTTCAGGGTGCCGACCTTGGCCATGCCGACGTCGTAGTTGTAGTCGCCCGTGGTCGCCCACTCGGTGGTGGTGAAGAGCTGCGTAGCGACCCACTCGCCGTACGGCGCGGAGCCGTTGTCGTAGGCGGGCACGAAGGAGAAGTTGGACGCGTAGTCGCCGGGGCCCTCGTTGAGGCAGTGACCGGCCGTGGTCACGGTGCTCTTGTTGGGCGAGGTGACCGCGCTGCCGGAGCACACGTAGTTGGAGCCGCCGAGGGTGAAGAACACCTTGCCGGTGGTCTTGACGACGTTGCCGCCCCCGGTCCACGGGCCACCGAGGTAGCCGCTGCTGCTGCCACCGCCGGGCTTGCCCTTGGCGACCTGGCCGCGCACGGTCTGCGGCGTGCCGCGCTCGACCGTGGTGTCCGACGACGTGGACGGGGAGACCACCAGGGGGTCGGCGGCGCGCATGCGCTTCGGCGTCCAGTAGTCGCGGATGCGCTCGGCCGCGGCGGCATCGCTGGCCGCGGCGGTGCGATGGCCCACGACGGCGGCGCGGCTGTCGCGCTCGGGGGCTGCCTCGGCGGTGCCGTTGCCGGCAGCGAGGAGCCCCGCCAGGAGCATTCCGGTGACTCCGGCCAGTGCGGTCGGCCGCTTCAGGTTCCTCATGCAGTCAGTCCTCTCGGAGACGAGTCGCGTTCGTGCGGCTCGTGACCGCACCGGTGCGACCTTTCCAACTCGGACAGAGCGGGTCAAGGGGCACGTAAGACGAAAAATATGCATCTGCAGGGATCTTCTGCTAGCGCTCAGGCGAAACGATCGGGATCCCCGGCACCCACACGGGTGACCTCGGGGGCGCCCTCGGACCAGTCCACGACCGTGGTCGGCTCGGTGCCGCAGTCCCCGGCGTCGATGACGACGTCGACGGCGTGGTCGAGCTCCTCCTTGATCTGCCAGCCGTCCGTCAGCGGCTCCGGGTGATCGGGCAGCAGGAGCGTGCTCGACAGCAGGGGCTCACCGAGCTCGCGGAGCAGCGCCCGCACCACCGGGTGGTCGGGGATGCGGACGCCGACCGTGCGCTTCTTGGGGTGCGCGAGCCGGCGTGGCACCTCGCGCGTCGCGGGCAGGATGAAGGTGTAGGGCCCCGGCGTGGCCGCCTTCACCGCCCGGAACGCGGCGTTGCTCAGCTGCACGAGCTGACCGAGCTGGCCGAAGTCGGCGCACACGAGCGTGAAGTGGTGCTTGTCGTCGAGCTGGCGGATCCGTTTGATGCGCTCGGTGCCCTGCGGGTTGTCCAACCGCGTCCCCAGGGCGTATCCCGAGTCGGTCGGGTAGGCCACGAGGGCGTCGTCACGCAGCATCTCCACGACCTGCGCGATGCGCCGCGGCTGCGGGTCCTGCGGGTGTACGTCGACGAAGCGGGCCATGGGCCCAGCCTAGGACCGGCCGGTCAGGGGAGCGTGAGGATCTCGGCGCCGTCGGCGGTGACGAGCAGCGTGTGCTCGAACTGCGCGCTCGGGCGCTTGTCCTTGGTCGTGACCGTCCAGCCGTCGTCCCACATGTCCCACTGGGCGGTGCCCAGGCACAGCATGGGCTCGATGGTGAAGGTCATGCCCGGCTCGATGAGGTCGTCGTAGCGGTCCTCGTCGGTGTGGGGGATCACCAGCCCGGAGTGGAACGCGGTGCCGATCCCGTGGCCGGTGAACTCGCGGACCACGCCGTAGCCGAAGCGGGCGGCGTAGGCCTCGATGACACGTCCGACGACGTTGACCCGGCGGCCGGGTCGCACGGCTCGGATGGCGCGGTGCAGGGCCTCGTGGGTGCGCTCCACCAGGAGACGGGTCTCGTCGGCCACGTCACCGGCGAGGAACGTCGCGTTGGTGTCGCCGTGCACGCCGCCGAGGTAGGCGGTGATGTCGACGTTGACGATGTCGCCGTCCTCGACGACGCGAGCGTCGGGGATGCCGTGGCAGATGACCTCGTTCACACTGGTGCACAGCGACTTCGGGAAGCCGCGGTAGCCGAGCGTCGAGGGGTAGGCGCCGTGGTCGAGGAGGAACTCGTGGCCTACCCGGTCCAGCGTGTCGGTGGTGACACCGGGCTGCACGTGACGACCGACCTCGGCGAGCGCGCGGGCCGCCAGCCGGCCCGCTACGCGCATCAGCTCGATGGTCTCGGCGTCCTTGACCTCGGAGCCGCGGAAGGGCAGGGGGGCGGGCTGGTCGACGTACTCGGGGCGGTCGACGGCCGCGGGGACGGCGCGGCGCGGGGAGAGGGCCGCAGGAGCGATCGGAGTCACGCCGACGAGTGTAGGTTCGCCCTCGCGACGGAAGGATCACAGTCATGAGCGACGACGACGAGTACTGGTACTGCCTGACCCACAAGACGGTCGAGCCGCGCGACGGCTGCAAGAACGCCGACCGGCTCGGGCCCTACGCCACTCGCGAGGAGGCGTCGCGCGCGCTCGAGAAGGTCGAGGAGCGCAACGAGTCCTGGGACAACGACCCGGACTGGAACGACGACGCTCCCGGATCCGGGTCGTCGGGCCCCACGGGCGGCTGATCGCCCGCGATGGGCTTCGACCTGCACAAGTCCGGCTCCTTCATCGGCATGTCCGGCCTGGCCATCGTGCTGTTCATGGACCTGGCGGCCGCGAGCGTGCTGCCGTGGTGGGGCGTCACGTTCCTCGTGGTGGTGTGGCTCGTGCTCTTCGTGCAGGCGTGCCGGTGGTTCGTCGACCACCCGGTCCGCGTCTTCTGGCTGCCGTTCGGGGCGGTCGCGCTGTGGTTCGCCTTCCTGCTCGGCGGCGAGGTGCTCTGGGGCTGGTCCTGAAACCTGACCGTTCGGTCAGACTTGGGGTGATCTGCACAGATCACGGGCGGTTCGGGACGAGGACAGCCCCGATCGTCGCTACGTTCCACCGCATGACCACTTCTCTCCTGCGCCGCGCCGCCGCGGCCACTGCCGGCCTCGCGGCCGTCCTGTCCACGGTCGCCGTCGCGGCGCCCGCCTCCGCCGAGGTCTTCGGCCACACCGATCCCGCTCGTGACGTCACCGCCATCGACGGCCCGCGCCCCGGCGTGACCAACGGAGACATCCGTGGCGTGCGCTTCGAGCACGCCCGTCGCAACGTCACGCTGCGCGCGACGTTCCGTGACCTGGCCCGGGAGGGCGCGGGCCTGCAGCAGTACGTCTTCGTCGAGACCCCGGTGACCAGCTACCAGTTCCTGGTGGTCGCCGGCCCGGGCGGCTGGCGCGGTGAGTTCATTCCGTTCGGCGACGACGCCGGATGCGGCGGCACCGAGTTCAAGCTCGACTACGGCCGTGACGTCTTCACGCTCTCGCTCCCGCGGGGCTGTGTGGGCAACCCGCAATGGGTCAAGGTCGGGCTCGCCACGGTGACCGGCTTCGCGCAGGAAGGCAGCGAGCAGGTCCTCGTCGACGACGCCCTGCAGCGGGGATTCGCCTTCAACCAGGAGACGATCACGCTGAGCCCGCGCCTGAGCCGCGCCGGTGGTTCCTACACCGGCTGACGCACGACATCGGCGACACACCGGCGCCGTGACCTCGAGGTCACGGCGCCGGTCCGCGTCTCAGAAGGTGTGCTCGGGGCCGGGGAACGTGCCACCGGCGACGTCGGCGGCGTACGCCTTCGCGGCCTCGAGCATGACGCCGTGCAGGTCGGCGTACTGCTTGACGAAGCGGGGCATCCGTCCGGTGCGCAGGCCGAGCGCGTCCTGCCAGACCAGGACCTGCGCGTCGGTGCGGTTGCCGGCGCCGATCCCGATGGTGGGGATGGCGAGCTTCTGCGTCACCTCGGCCGCGAGGTCGCCGGGCACCATCTCCATCACGACGGCGAAGGCGCCGGCGGCCTCCATCGCGGCGGCGTCGGCCAGCAGCTTCTCCGCGCCCGCGCCCTTGCCCTGGATGCGGTAGCCGCCGAGGCTGTGCTCGGACTGCGGGGTGAAGCCGATGTGGGCCATCACCGGGATGCCGCCGCGCACGAGCATCTCGACCTGGGGGGCCATCTCCGCGCCGCCCTCGAGCTTCACGCAGTGCGCACCGGCCTCCTTCATGAAGCGGACCGCGGTGTCGTAGGCCTGCTCGGGCGAGCGCTGGTAGGAGCCGAAGGGCAGGTCCGCGACCACCAGGGCGTACGTCGTCGAGCGCGTCACCGCGCGCACCAGCGGGACCAGCTCGTCGACGGTCACCGGGAGGGAGGTCTCGTTGCCGTAGACGTTGTTGGACGCGGAGTCACCGACCAGCAGGACCGGGATGCCCGCCTCGTCGAAAGTCGCGGCGGCGTACATGTCGTAGGCGGTGAGCATCGCCCACTTCTCCCCGCGCTCCTTCATCTGCTGCAGGTGCGGGATCCGGACCCGTCGGCGGGGCGCGGCGCCCTCCGCGGGGGAGCCGGGGGTGCTGGTGGCACCGGGGACACCGCCGTACGGCGCGGGCTGCTCGCTCGACTGCTCGACCATGCCCGCCAATCTAGACCCGGAGCGGGCGCCCTGGCGCTGTGACCGTCCCCACGCTCACCGTTGTGGTGATGCACGGATGGGGCCTCTGGGACACTGGTGACGTGGACTTCTCCTCGGTGTACGCGCACGGCTTCGCCCGGGTGGCGGCCTGCACGCTGCCCGTGGCGGTCGCCGACCCCGCGAGCAACGCCCGTGCGGTGCTCGAGCAGGCCCGCGCCTGCCACGACGACGGGGTGGCGGTGGCGCTGTTCCCCGAGCTGTGCCTGAGCGGCTACGCCATCGACGACCTGGTGCTGCAGGACAGCCTGCTCGCCGCCGTGCGCGAGGCGGTCGAGGTCGTGGTGGCCGCCAGCGCCGACCTGCTCCCGGTGCTCGTGGTCGGCGCTCCGCTGGTCAACGGCACGCGGGTCTTCAACTGCGCGGTGGTCGTCCACCACGGCCGCGTGCTCGGCGTCGTGCCGAAGTCGGCGCTGCCGACGTACCGCGAGTTCTACGAGCGCCGGTGGTATGCCGCCGGCGACGACCAGCGCGGGGGCTCGATCGAGCTCGCCGGCGGGCGTGTGCCGTTCGGCCCGGACCTCGTCTTCACCGCCACCGACGTGGCCGACCTGCGCCTGCACGTCGAGATCTGCGAGGACCTGTGGGTGCCGGTCCCGCCCAGCGCCGAGGCCGCGCTCGCAGGCGCCACCGTGCTGGCCAACCTGTCGGGGAGCCCCATCACCGTCGCCCGCGCCGAGGACCGACGGCTCCTGGTGCGCTCGCAGAGCTCGCGCTGCCTCGCGGCCTACCTGTACGCCGCCGCCGGCGAGGGCGAGTCGAGCACGGACCTGTCCTGGGACGGCCAGACGATGGTCTACGAGGTCGGCGAGCTGCTGGCCGAGACCGAGCGCTTCCCCGAGGGACCGCGCCGCTCGGTGGCCGACGTCGACCTGGGGCGCATCCGCCAGGAGCGGCTGCGCCAGGGCACGTTCGACGACAACCGGCGCACCCACGGGATCTCGACCCGTCGACAGGCTCAGGACACCGCGGGCCCGATCACCGGACGCCTGTTCCGCGAGGTGTCCTTCACCCTCGACCCACCCGCCGGAGGCATCGGCCTGCGCCGCAAGGTCGACCGCTTCCCGTTCGTGCCCGACGACGTCGAGCGGCTGGCCCAGGACTGCTACGAGGCCTACAACATCCAGGTGGCCGGGCTCGAGCAGCGGCTGCGCGCGATCGGCCAGCCGAAGGTCGTCATCGGCGTCTCGGGCGGCCTCGACTCCACCCACGCCCTGATCGTCGCCGCGCGCGCGATGGACCGGCTCGGGCGTTCGCGGAGCGACATCCTGGCTTACACGCTGCCGGGCTTCGCCACCAGCGACCACACCCGCGGCAACGCCACGCGTCTCGCGACGAGCCTGGGCGTGAGCTTCGCCGAGGTCGACATCCGCCCCGCCGCCGAGCAGATGCTGCGCGACCTCGACCACCCGTTCTCCGACGGGGAGCCGGTCTACGACGTGACGTTCGAGAACGTCCAGGCAGGCCTGCGCACCGACTACCTCTTCCGCTTCGCCAACCACCTCGGCGGGATCGTGCTCGGCACGGGCGACCTCTCCGAGCTCGCGCTGGGCTGGTGCACCTACGGGGTCGGCGACCAGATGTCGCACTACGCGGTCAACACGGGCGTGCCCAAGACCCTGATCCAGCACCTCATCCGCTGGGTGGTCTCCGAAGGCCTCTTCGACGCCGACGTCAACGAGGTCCTCGAGGTGATCGTCGACCAGGAGATCACCCCCGAGCTGGTGCCGACCGAGGAGGGCAAGAAGCCGCAGGCGACCGAGGACACCATCGGTCCCTACGCGCTGCAGGACTTCACGCTCTTCCACGTCCTGCGCCGCGGCACGCGTCCCTCCACCATCGCGTTCCTGGCCCACCACGCCTGGTCCGACGTCACCACGGGGGAATGGCCCCCCGGGCTGCCGGAGGCGCGCCGGACGGCGTACGACCTCGAGGAGATCCGGCACTGGCTCGAGGTCTTCGTGAAGCGCTTCTTCGCCTTCAGCCAGTTCAAGCGCAGCGCGCTGCCGAACGGTCCGAAGGTGTCCTCCGGCGGCTCGCTGAGCCCCCGTGGCGACTGGCGCGCGCCGAGCGACGGCAACGCCGCCGCCTGGCTCGCCGACCTGGAGCGGGTGCCTCGCGCCTGATGCGCCATAGTGGGCCGCATGGGTAAGCAGGAAGACTTCGTGCTCCGCGCTCTCGAGGAGCGCGACGTCCGCTTCGTGCGGCTGTGGTTCACCGACGTGCTGGGGTTCCTCAAGTCGGTGGCCGTCGCGCCGGCCGAGCTCGAGGGCGCCTTCGCCGAGGGCATCGGCTTCGACGGCTCGGCCATCGAGGGCTTCGCGCGCGTCTACGAGGCCGACATGCTGGCCAAGCCGGACCCGAGCACCTTCCAGATCCTGCCGTGGCGCGGGGACGGCCCGGCGACGGCGCGCATGTTCTGCGACATCGTGATGCCCGACGGCTCGCCGTCCTTCGCGGACCCGCGCTTCGTGCTCAAGCGCGGCCTCGACAAGGCCGCCGACCTCGGCTACACCTTCTACACGCACCCCGAGGTCGAGTTCTATCTGTTCAAGAACGTCCCGGAGCCGGGCGGCGAGCCGGTCCCGGTCGACCGCAGCGGCTTCTTCGACCACACCGCGCAGAGCAAGGGCTCCGACTTCCGTCGCGAGGCGATCACCATGCTCGAGCAGATGGGCATCTCGGTGGAGTTCAGCCACCACGAGGGCGGGCCCGGCCAGCAGGAGATCGACCTCCGGTACGCCGACGCGCTCTCGACCGCGGACAACATCATGACCTTCCGCACCGTCGTCCGCGAGGTGGCGCTCGGCCAGGGCATCTGGGCCAGCTTCATGCCCAAGCCGTTCACCACCCACCCCGGCTCGGGCATGCACACC
This DNA window, taken from Nocardioides sp. HDW12B, encodes the following:
- a CDS encoding pyruvate dehydrogenase → MTELHDDETDQPERRRATDADAPAAPDLETLREVSRTVLWLSAAIVDAANRGRPNPSGIKVGGHQASSASMVDIMVALWFHELTALDRVSVKPHASPVLHAVNYLLGDLDERYLPTLRARGGLQSYPSRSKDPDTVDFSTGSVGIGATAALWAAIAHRYVRSQFADAPPAGRFVSLLGDAELDEGAIWEAVADPQVASLGELLWVVDMNRQSLDRVVPDIQIQRLSAMFHAAGWQVVTLKWGRLISALFNRPGGDHLRRRLEAMPNEEYQRMLRVDSAEIAERIMGPDGSDGSPELQELLQSTPTAHLAAAVRDLGGHDLGLLVDTFGSVDDHRPTVVFAYTVKGRGLPTEGHPNNHSVLLTEPQMQSLADATGADLADPWRRFDDGSAAAALCRQRRTALTRRGVTPTGDVEVPTELGHPHRKAVSTQATLGRLLADLVRDAPGAASRVVTCSPDVASSTNLGGWINKTGVWSVTERHDWFADDEQRVLRWAESQSGQHIELGIAEVNLVGLLGELGATWSRWGERLIPIATLYDPFLARALEPWSFGLYAGGQSILVGTPSGVTLAPEGGAHQSVSTPSIGLEQPGCVAWEPAFAQDLEWCFLHAMRSVGVPGGTSAYFRLTTRPVDPALAAVPEDEVLRERRRRQAVSGGYRVTSHDPATEDVTLVGVGAVMPEVLDAARRLGEAGVVAGVVCLTSPDLVFRSFQQRGSRAMGGGSGVLDLLLPAAHPAPLVTVLDGHPHTLAFLAGARGDAIRCLGVTEFGQSSDLADAYALHGLDALSVVEAALDLLGR
- a CDS encoding AraC family transcriptional regulator, with protein sequence MPTQEYLTDDVVMSTRSLEEARDAVTRVYLPHELVGEHDAIDMRLNAVSDRFLTLGYLTYQADTELRMPAAEQWYHVNLQLTGATWAHRSDGTREHTPARTRGLVLNPSQRNTVRWSPDAEQLILKVPRSGLESHLADLIGRPVTEAVDFDFGLDLSTAPGMTLLRSVELLATELERPGGLRDMPLARAQLESYVLTALLHAGRHQYTDALAGREDGARLGRLAPVVRYIEEHADAELTPELLARVACVSVRTLHAAFSEQLGESPMAYVRRIRLGKVRADLLRADPQRERVTDIALRWGFFHQSRFAQQYREQFHELPSATLQR
- a CDS encoding aldehyde dehydrogenase yields the protein MTAPSTESTATSAPGELERFGLFIGGQVVEAASGRTFESTNPYTGRSWAVLADGAPEDVDRAVASARAAFEGEWGQMSGFARADVLRRVATAITENAERLALLEVRDSGKLMREMRGQLQALGTWYSYFSGLADKIEGKTVPAVNPAAYFGYTLRQPVGVVGAITPWNSPLLLLTFKLAPLLAAGCTCVVKPSEHAPASTVAFAQVLHEAGLPAGVLNVVTGWDRSTGESLASHQGVDKVAFTGSTATGAKVAQAAVANINKVTLELGGKSPQVVFADADLDAAANGLVAGVFAATGQTCMAGSRLIVHESVKDELVAKVVERANAIKQGDPTADDTEMGPVANRPQYEKVLGYLDGARDEGWTIACGGEPNADLGGLFVRPTVVLADPTATIVKEEVFGPVLSAYTFTDEEEAVRLANDTPYGLAGAVWTKDVHRAHRVAARLQAGTVWINAYRVVAPNMPFGGFGLSGIGRENGSDAVDEYLENKSVFVELTGGTRDPFKLG
- a CDS encoding peptidase, translated to MRNLKRPTALAGVTGMLLAGLLAAGNGTAEAAPERDSRAAVVGHRTAAASDAAAAERIRDYWTPKRMRAADPLVVSPSTSSDTTVERGTPQTVRGQVAKGKPGGGSSSGYLGGPWTGGGNVVKTTGKVFFTLGGSNYVCSGSAVTSPNKSTVTTAGHCLNEGPGDYASNFSFVPAYDNGSAPYGEWVATQLFTTTEWATTGDYNYDVGMAKVGTLNGATLTETVGSQGIGFNQARGQFVHAFGYPAASPYDGQELDYCSGTTTNDTRGTQDMRLACNMTGGSSGGPWFQQFSGGNGVQVSVNSFGYRGEKNAMYGPYFGSVIQTLYTTASAS
- a CDS encoding L-threonylcarbamoyladenylate synthase, whose product is MARFVDVHPQDPQPRRIAQVVEMLRDDALVAYPTDSGYALGTRLDNPQGTERIKRIRQLDDKHHFTLVCADFGQLGQLVQLSNAAFRAVKAATPGPYTFILPATREVPRRLAHPKKRTVGVRIPDHPVVRALLRELGEPLLSSTLLLPDHPEPLTDGWQIKEELDHAVDVVIDAGDCGTEPTTVVDWSEGAPEVTRVGAGDPDRFA
- the map gene encoding type I methionyl aminopeptidase yields the protein MTPIAPAALSPRRAVPAAVDRPEYVDQPAPLPFRGSEVKDAETIELMRVAGRLAARALAEVGRHVQPGVTTDTLDRVGHEFLLDHGAYPSTLGYRGFPKSLCTSVNEVICHGIPDARVVEDGDIVNVDITAYLGGVHGDTNATFLAGDVADETRLLVERTHEALHRAIRAVRPGRRVNVVGRVIEAYAARFGYGVVREFTGHGIGTAFHSGLVIPHTDEDRYDDLIEPGMTFTIEPMLCLGTAQWDMWDDGWTVTTKDKRPSAQFEHTLLVTADGAEILTLP